CGGAGCGGCCGATACCGGCCCGCCGCACAATACGAGGCGGAGGCATACGATTGTCGCCAGCAGCATACGTGCACTTTTCTTCATGAAATCCCCTCCGCCATATGAAAGTATCCTTAATATGTCAACTTTCTGCGGAGGTTATCCCAAACATTGGCTACCCGCCCAGCTTTTTAACATCAACGACAACTTCCAGCCGCTGGTTTCCCGTTCCCCGATAGACGCCTTTGACCGGCACGATGTCTTTGTAATCCCTGCCGTGGGCGAGTTTGACGTACCGCCACCCGATCTCGGCGTTGTTCGTCGGATCGATGCCGGACCAGCCCATCCCGGGGATAAACACCTCGACCCATGCATGCGAAGCCTGCTCGAAATCGGCGCTGCCGCCCTGCAGATCGCCCACGAAATGATACCCGCTGACGTATCGCGAAGGGATGCCCTTGCTGCGGCAAAGCGCGATGAGCAGATGGGTAAAGTCCTGGCATACGCCGCGCCTCAGCTGCAGCATTTCGCTTACGGTCGTATGCACGCTGGTTGCCTGCGGATCATATACAAACTGTCGGTAAATCGCCGCCGCCGCTCCCCTCACCCACTCGTAGACCTCCCCGTCCGCAAGCGGCCCCAGCTCTTCCGCAAACTCGAGCAGCTCAGGAGTAACCTCCGTATAATCGGTCGGCAGCAAATATTCGATGTAGCGGTTGCGCAACTTCTCGCCGGCCAGCTCCTCCAGCTGCGAGCTGCCGGCATCCGGGTTGAACGGAGTAAGCGGCCGGTCATGCGTGACAACCGTCGCTTTCGTGCGGATGACCAGCTCCCGATGCGGTTTGGCGACGGAAAAGGCATGGACCCGGTTGCCGAAATAATCTTCGTACGAAAACAGCGCCGCCACCGGCTCAATGGAAATTTCGTGATGATAGCACGACTGGCGGTAATTCGTCCGCGGGGTCAAGCGGATCTCATTGACACTGTCCGTCGCCGGCTCTTCGTACGTGTAACGCGTGACGTGGCTGATTTCGATTTTCATGCTGTGGCCTCCTCGCGTCGAAAAAAGCCGCCGGCCATTGCGTGCCCGATCTGCTGCGCCGCCCTCATCAGGTCGCCGAGCACGCCGGCAAAGCCACTCAGGTCGATGTCCTCCTTCTCCATGCAAGCGAGGTCAGCTTTCACCTTCCAGGAGAGCCGGATCGCCTTGTCATGCGGCAGGCTGCGCCCCTGCTCCTCTAGCTCGATCCCCTTCAGATGCGTCTCCAGCGCATCGAACGAGAAAAAGACCGAGCGCGGAAACACTTCGCTGCGCAGCAAAAACTCGACGATCGATTCCATGGCCATCGCGTCCGCATAAAAACGCCGGAAGGCCTGATAACCGCTGACCGATTTCAGCACAGCCAGCAGATAAGGGTAGGGCGCCGCATTGTCCTCGGAAATGGCCAGGCTGACCGATTGCAAGATACGCAGCGTATTTTCCGCCCGCTCCAGAAAACGCCCGCTTTCCATGAAATGAAACTCGTTTTCGCGCAGCATGACCGAATGTTCTGCCCCTTGGAACATCGCCATCCATTCTTTGGTCCGCTTGAAGAAGCCGTGAGGGGATTCGAGCAGCTGCTCCACCTGCTGATCGCCGAGCCACAGATAGAAGCCGTTCAGCACATCCCACAGCTCGGTCGGCAGCATTTCCCTCAGCGTTCTCAGATTGCTGCGCGCCCCGCTGACGCACGAACGGAGCGAATTTACATTTTCCGTATCCAGCACCAAAAACGACAGCACGTCTTTCTCCGTAAACGCCTCGTACCGCAGCAAATAATCGTTTCGCGCTCCAAGCGCGTCGATGAGCCGGGCCCATTTCTCGCCTCCGTTTTCCCCGTCCTTTTCCTGCTGAATATGGTAGTGCACATCGATCAGCCGCGCGTGATTTTCCGCCCTTTCCGTATAACGCCCCACCCAAAACAACGCTTCCGCATTCCGATTCAGCATCCCGAACCGCTCCTTTATATGAAAATTAATGAAGCACCCACGTATCCTTCACGCCGCCGCCCTGCGAGGAATTGACGACAAGCGACCCTTCCCGCAGCGCCACCCGGGTCAGCCCGCCGGGAATGACGCTCGCCCCGCCGCTGCCCGTCAGCACGAAGGCGCGCAAATCGATGTGCCGCGGCGCAAGCCGCCCGTCCGCCAGCACCGGAGCGCGCGACAGCTTCACCGTCGGCTGGGCGATGTAACGGTCCGGATGTCGCCGAATCAGCTCGGCGAAGGACGCGATCTCCTCGTCGCTTGCCGACGGACCGATCAGCATGCCGTAGCCGCCGGACAGCGACGTCTCCTTGACGACCATCCGGTCGAGCCGGCCGAGCACGTATTCCCGCTCTTCCGGCCGCGACAGCAGGTAGGTCGGTACATTTTGCAAAACCGGCTCCTCGTTCAAATAATATCGGATCATGTCCGGGACGAATGCGTAAATCGCCTTGTCGTCCGCCACTCCCGTGCCGGGGGCGTTGGCGATCGCGATATTGCCCGCGCGGTATGCGTTCATGATCCCGGCGACCCCGATCATCGAATGCGGCAAAAACGCCAGCGGATCGAGGAAATCGTCGTCGATGCGGCGGTACAATACGTCGACCTGCTTTAAGCCCTGAAGATTGCGGATGTAAATTTTATGGTCGATCGCAACAAGATCGCGCCCTTCCACGAGATGAATGCCCATCTGCTGCGCCAGAAAAGCGTGCTCGTAATACGCGGAGTTGAAATGGCCGGGCGTTAGCAGCGCGATCACCGGGTCCGACTTGCCGGAAGGTGCCAGGCTTTTGAGCGAGGATAAAAAGCGGTTCATGCTGAATTCGATATCGACGATCGGCTGGGATAAAGTGAGCTCCGGAAACAGATGATTCATGAGCATCCGGCTTTTGTACAAATAAGAGAACCCGGAAGGAGAGCGCAAATTGTCCTCCAGCACAAAGTAATCTCCCTGTTCGTTACGGATAAGATCTATGCCGGAGGTGGTGACGTACACGCCGCCCGGAACGGGAAGCCGCATCATTTCCGGCCGAAAATACTTGTTCGCCACAATCATGCTGCGAGGGATGATGCCGTCCTGGACGATTTGCTGCCGGTGATAAATATCGCCGATAAACAGGTTCAACGCTTTTACCCGCTGCTGCAGCCCCTTCTCCAAATGCGTCCATTCTTCGCGGGGAATGACGCGCGGGATCAGGTCGAACGGAATCGTCCGCTCCAAAGGCTGCGCTTCCGCTCCGCGGTAAAGCGTGAAGGTGATGCCCTCCTCCAGCATCCGCTTTTGGATGGCTTTCTGCTTGAGCGCCAAGTCGTCCGCCGTCATTTGTGAAAACCGGCCGTGTACGTGCCGGTAATGGGGGCGAACGGTCCTTTCATCCTGAAACATCTCGTCATAAAAAGGCTGCAGGCCGTATGGGCTAATCTGAGCCGGCTTCATCGTGGACATCCGCGTGCCTGATTCTCCGAAAACCGGAAAACCAGTCCCTCCCCTCATCTATAATGTAAGATAATATTACATAAAACCTAACATTAGAAGCCTTGATTCGCTCAAATGTTTGTGTTTTGATACTATTATCATATGTGTATTAGTATTTTATGTCAATATACCTTACATAAAACCCGAATATTCTTAAAGGTCGCCTGAAATCGGTTTCCACGAATAAAAAAAAGGACTCCTTCCCCATGGAAAGAAGTCCTTTGTTCGAAGTGCCGCATTACAAGCTCCGGAAGCCAAGCCCTTCCAAAAAGCGGTGAAATCCTTGCTGCCCTTGCTCCGTCCGCTTGTAGACCCCGGCGTCGTGCAGCACTTGCGCGTATTTGCTTCCGACCTCGTGCCGCACCGCCTGCATGGCGGCTTGCGCCGTAAGCGAAGTGCCGTACTTCGCGGTCAGCTCTCGCGCCCATTCGGCGTGCATGTGCAGCCCGTGCTGAGGATCGTCCGTCATAGCCGCAAGAAGCTCCGTATCTCCTTGCAAAATGCCGGCGATCGCCTCCAGCTCCTCCTTGAGCCGGCCCGGCAGCACCGCCAACCCCATCACCTCGATCAGGCCGATGTTTTCCTTCTTTATATGGTGAAGCTCCTGATGCGGGTGAAAAATGCCGTCCGGATGCTCGGTGCTGGTCCGGTTGTTGCGCAGCACGAGGTCCAGCTCGTATTCGCCGCTTGCGTTATTGCGCGCAATCGGCGTGATCGTATTGTGCGGCGTCTCCGTGCCGTCTTCTCCCTTCGTGTGCGCGTAGATATCGCATTCCGGATCGCTGTAGCCGCGCCACGCTTCAAGAATATCGCCCGCCAGCCGGAGCAGCTGCAGCTTGTTGTGGCTCGAGAGGCGGATGACCGACATCGGCCAGCGCACGATGCCGGCTTTCAGGTTCGGGTAATCGGGGTGGGCGTAAGCCGCTTCCACCGGCGCTTTTTCCATCGCGAAGCGGTGATTGCCGCCCTGAAAATGATCGTGATTCAAGATCGACCCTCCGACGATCGGCAAATCGGCGTTCGAACCGATGAAATAATGCGGGAACTGTTCGATGAAATCAAGCAGACGGTAAAACGTATGCTGCGATATTTTCATCGGCCGGTGCTCCCGGTCGAAAACGATCGAATGCTCGTTGTAGTACACATACGGAGAGAATTGGAAAAACCACGGCTCGCCGTCAAGCATCAGCGGCACGACCCGCAGGTTTTGCCGCGCCGGGTGATTCAGGCGTCCCGCATACCCGACATTGTCGACGCAGAGCAGGCATTTCGGATAATGGCTGGACGGCGCATTTTTCAGCATCGCGATTTCCCGCGGGTCCTTCTCCGGCTTCGACAGGTTTACGGTGATCTCCAGATCGCCGTATTCGGTCGGTGCAAGCCAGTACAAATTTTTCGCGATGCGGTCCATGCGAATGTAGTTGGAGTCGATGCACAGCCGGTAAAACTCATCCGTCGCCTGCTCCGTTCCCGCCTGCCGCGCCGTATGCCAAAAGCGCGCCGCCACCTCCGACTGGCGCGGCATGAGCGCGCCCATCAGGCGGGCGTCGAGCAGGTCGCGCAGCGTCGTGTTGTTGTCCTCGAGAATGCCGACTTCGGCCGCATAATCAAGCAGCGCCTCGAGGACGCCGACCGGGCTTTCCGGCGCCGGCTCCTCGAGATCTCCCTCATAGGGCTCGCCGATCGCGAGCATATCGAGCAGCGCATTGCGCGCCGCGTATACGTCGAGAGGATCCAGAAGCTTGCGGCTCACGCCGAACTGCACCAGCCTCTCGATGTTTTTGGCCGTCTCCAGCCGTAGCTGGGGATTGATTCCTGTTGTCATCGTTGTTCGCTCCTGTCCGTTCCTGCGCGTTCCCTCGGTTACTTCGACGCGTAGCCTTGCGGATGAGCCTGGTGCCACGCCCATGCCGACGCAATGATGTTCTCCAGGCTGTCCCGCTTCGGCTGCCAGCCGAGCTCCGCCCGGCACCGCTCCGAGGACGCCACCAGCACCGCCGGATCGCCGGCGCGGCGCGCCTGGACTACCGCCGGAATCGGATGCCCCGTTACCCGGCGGGCGATCTCGATCACCTCGTTTACGGAAAAACCTTTGCCGTTGCCGAGGTTGTAAATGCCGCTGTCTCCGCCGCGGCGCAGCTTCTCGACAGCGAGCACGTGCGCGTCGGCAAGGTCGCTCACGTGAATGTAATCGCGGATGCACGTGCCGTCCGGCGTGTCGTAATCGTCGCCGAACACTGAGATATGCTCGCGCTGGCCGAGCGCCACCTGCAGGATGATCGGAATCAGATGCGTTTCCGGGTCGTGATCCTCGCCGATGCGGCCGCTCTCATGCGCCCCGGCAGCATTGAAGTAGCGCAGCGAGACGTATTTGATGCCATGGGCCGTGTCGAACCACTTCATCATCTTTTCCATCGCCAGCTTCGTCTCGCCGTATGCGTTCGTCGGCAGCGTACGGTCGTTCTCCTGAATCGGCACGCGTTCCGGTTCCCCGTAGGTCGCCGCCGTCGACGAAAACACGATTTTCTTCACGCCGTGCTCGTTCATCGCTTCCAGCAGGCAAAGCGTGCCGTATACGTTGTTATGGTAATATTTGGCCGGGTTTTGCATGCTCTCGCCCACAAGCGAGTTGGCGGCAAAATGAATGACGGCCTCGATCTCGTTTTCCTTGAACACCGAACCCATAAAATCTTTATCGCGCAGGTCTCCGACATACAGCTTGCCGCCGAGCACCGCCTCGCGGTGTCCCTGCTGCAGATTGTCGACGACAACGACCTCTTCGCCGCGCGCCAGCAGCTCCGCTACCGCATGGGAGCCGATATACCCGGCTCCGCCTGTAACCATAATGGCCATGATTGCCACTCTCCTTTAATTTAAGGAATGCCGGTGAACACCGGCCCCTTCCCTAGATCTTGATTTCCTTGACGCCGTCCCCGATTTGGCACACGTAGAAATCCGCGACCAGCCCGGTTTTTTCCGTATACTCTTTGCCCACTTTATCGATGAAACGTTCGACGCTGTCCTCATGCACGAGCGACACGGTGCAGCCGCCGAAGCCGGCGCCGGTCATCCGCGCGCCGAGCACGCCGGGCACCTGCCAGGCCGCTTCGACCATCGCGTCGAGCTCCGCCCCCGTCACTTCGTACAAATCGCGAAGCGACTCGTGCGAGCCGTTCATCAGCTTGCCGAACGCAGCCAGATCACCTGCACGCAGCACCTGCACGGCTTGCTTCACGCGGTCGATTTCCTCCACGACATGTTTCGCGCGTTTGCGGACGATGCCGCTCTGAATCAGATGCGCATGCTCGTTAAACTGCTCCAGCGTCAGCTGGCCGAGCAGCTTGAGCTCCGGAAACGCCGCCTGCAAATCCTGCACCGCCTGCTCGCACTGCGCTCTTCTCTCGTTATACGCCGAATCGACGAGCCCGCGCTTCTTGTTCGTATTGCCGATGACCAGCTTATACGCTCCGCTCTCAAACGGCACATGCTCGTATTCGAGCGTGTCGCACATAAGCAGGATCGCATGGTTTTCCTTGCCCATCGCCACCGCAAACTGGTCCATGATACCGCATTGGACTCCCATGAATTCGTTCTCCGCCTTTTGCGACAGCAGCGCCGCCTGCACCTTGTCGATCGCACTTACGCCCTCCATCGCCTGGATACCGTACGCCGTGACGACCTCAATGGATGCCGACGACGACAGGCCGGAGCCGTTCGGAATTTCGCCATGGTACAAAATATCGTAGCCGTGTACCGTCACGCCTCGCTGCTGCAGCTCGCGGATGACTCCCTTCGGGTAGTTGATCCATTCGTGCTCCTTGCGGAATTCAATATCGCGAATGGAAATTTGTTGGCGCAATGGAAAATTGGTGGAAGCAAACGACAGCTGATCGTCCGGGCGCCTGCGGATCAACATCGTCGTTCCGAACGTCAGCGCTCCCGGAAACACGTAGCCGCCGTTATAATCCGTGTGCTCTCCGATCAGATTGACGCGTCCCGGCGCGAGGAAAGCCCGTACCGGTTCCGCGCTTTCCCCGAACCATTCGTTAAACTTGCTTTTAAGCATTTGAACATCTGCCATGGTATCGACACCGCCTGTTACATAATAGGATTGTGATCAGTTCGAACTTGGTTTCAGTATAAGCGATCAGACACGTCATCACTATGGAGCATTGTAAGATAGGCATGGAAAAATGTTAGATTTGAGAGACAACTTATCCTCCTCTATGATACACTATGTACCAAATCCATTCCAGCCAAATTCATTCCAGTTGGAGGTGATCCGGTTTGTCCCGAGCCGAAAGCTATTATGTGGTCTCCAATCCCCAGACCGTCGCTTCGGACGACCTGGCCGTGCTGTTTACCGGCTTCAGCCAAACGGCCGCCGGCCATAAGCTCGGGCCGAAGGTGTTCGATTATTTTTTGCTGCATCACATCGAATCGGGCCGGGGACGCTTCACCAGCCACGGGCAGACGCATTCGCTTGAAGCCGGCGACAGCTTTTTCATCGAGCCGGGCAAGCTGGTCAGCTATGAAGCGGATGCCGGCGACCCGTGGTTTTACCGCTGGCTCGCCTTCAAGGGGCCCAAGGCGGCCGAGCTGCTTAGAAGCGCAGGCATCACCCCGCAGCAGCCGATCGCCCATACCGGCGACGATCCGCGCGTGCCGGAGCTGCTGGACCGGCTGCGCGCCGTGTTTCAGGAGCGTTCGGCGAGCTCGCATTTGAAGGCTTGCGGCCTGCTTCATCTGATTCTCGCCGAGTACGCCGAGGCGCTTCATCCGCTGCACGCGCTGCCCGAGGAAGCCGCGACCGCCGGAGAGAAAGCCGTTCAGCAGGCGATCCGGTTCATGACGGCGCAATATGCCGAGCCGATCACAATGGAGATGATGGCGGACAACCTCGGGTACAACCGCGCCTATTTGTCGACGCTGTTCCGCAAAGCGACCGGGATGACGCCGATCACGTTCCTGCTCAAGCACCGGCTCGAGAAAGCGCGGCTGCTGCTGCGCGAAAGACAGGAGCTGACGGTCGAGCAAATCGCCGCTTCGGTCGGCTTCCACGACCCGCTTTATTTTTCCAAGCAGTTCAAACGATGGTTTGGGATGGCCCCGACCGAATACCGCCAGTCGATGAAAAAGCTGTAGACATCTCATGACAAGCAAATGAAGTCGCGTAAACAAACAAAAGGCCGCCGCGACAAGAC
The window above is part of the Paenibacillus hamazuiensis genome. Proteins encoded here:
- a CDS encoding galactokinase → MADVQMLKSKFNEWFGESAEPVRAFLAPGRVNLIGEHTDYNGGYVFPGALTFGTTMLIRRRPDDQLSFASTNFPLRQQISIRDIEFRKEHEWINYPKGVIRELQQRGVTVHGYDILYHGEIPNGSGLSSSASIEVVTAYGIQAMEGVSAIDKVQAALLSQKAENEFMGVQCGIMDQFAVAMGKENHAILLMCDTLEYEHVPFESGAYKLVIGNTNKKRGLVDSAYNERRAQCEQAVQDLQAAFPELKLLGQLTLEQFNEHAHLIQSGIVRKRAKHVVEEIDRVKQAVQVLRAGDLAAFGKLMNGSHESLRDLYEVTGAELDAMVEAAWQVPGVLGARMTGAGFGGCTVSLVHEDSVERFIDKVGKEYTEKTGLVADFYVCQIGDGVKEIKI
- a CDS encoding AraC family transcriptional regulator, with translation MSRAESYYVVSNPQTVASDDLAVLFTGFSQTAAGHKLGPKVFDYFLLHHIESGRGRFTSHGQTHSLEAGDSFFIEPGKLVSYEADAGDPWFYRWLAFKGPKAAELLRSAGITPQQPIAHTGDDPRVPELLDRLRAVFQERSASSHLKACGLLHLILAEYAEALHPLHALPEEAATAGEKAVQQAIRFMTAQYAEPITMEMMADNLGYNRAYLSTLFRKATGMTPITFLLKHRLEKARLLLRERQELTVEQIAASVGFHDPLYFSKQFKRWFGMAPTEYRQSMKKL
- a CDS encoding circularly permuted type 2 ATP-grasp protein, yielding MSTMKPAQISPYGLQPFYDEMFQDERTVRPHYRHVHGRFSQMTADDLALKQKAIQKRMLEEGITFTLYRGAEAQPLERTIPFDLIPRVIPREEWTHLEKGLQQRVKALNLFIGDIYHRQQIVQDGIIPRSMIVANKYFRPEMMRLPVPGGVYVTTSGIDLIRNEQGDYFVLEDNLRSPSGFSYLYKSRMLMNHLFPELTLSQPIVDIEFSMNRFLSSLKSLAPSGKSDPVIALLTPGHFNSAYYEHAFLAQQMGIHLVEGRDLVAIDHKIYIRNLQGLKQVDVLYRRIDDDFLDPLAFLPHSMIGVAGIMNAYRAGNIAIANAPGTGVADDKAIYAFVPDMIRYYLNEEPVLQNVPTYLLSRPEEREYVLGRLDRMVVKETSLSGGYGMLIGPSASDEEIASFAELIRRHPDRYIAQPTVKLSRAPVLADGRLAPRHIDLRAFVLTGSGGASVIPGGLTRVALREGSLVVNSSQGGGVKDTWVLH
- the galE gene encoding UDP-glucose 4-epimerase GalE; this encodes MAIMVTGGAGYIGSHAVAELLARGEEVVVVDNLQQGHREAVLGGKLYVGDLRDKDFMGSVFKENEIEAVIHFAANSLVGESMQNPAKYYHNNVYGTLCLLEAMNEHGVKKIVFSSTAATYGEPERVPIQENDRTLPTNAYGETKLAMEKMMKWFDTAHGIKYVSLRYFNAAGAHESGRIGEDHDPETHLIPIILQVALGQREHISVFGDDYDTPDGTCIRDYIHVSDLADAHVLAVEKLRRGGDSGIYNLGNGKGFSVNEVIEIARRVTGHPIPAVVQARRAGDPAVLVASSERCRAELGWQPKRDSLENIIASAWAWHQAHPQGYASK
- a CDS encoding alpha-E domain-containing protein, whose amino-acid sequence is MLNRNAEALFWVGRYTERAENHARLIDVHYHIQQEKDGENGGEKWARLIDALGARNDYLLRYEAFTEKDVLSFLVLDTENVNSLRSCVSGARSNLRTLREMLPTELWDVLNGFYLWLGDQQVEQLLESPHGFFKRTKEWMAMFQGAEHSVMLRENEFHFMESGRFLERAENTLRILQSVSLAISEDNAAPYPYLLAVLKSVSGYQAFRRFYADAMAMESIVEFLLRSEVFPRSVFFSFDALETHLKGIELEEQGRSLPHDKAIRLSWKVKADLACMEKEDIDLSGFAGVLGDLMRAAQQIGHAMAGGFFRREEATA
- a CDS encoding UDP-glucose--hexose-1-phosphate uridylyltransferase, with product MTTGINPQLRLETAKNIERLVQFGVSRKLLDPLDVYAARNALLDMLAIGEPYEGDLEEPAPESPVGVLEALLDYAAEVGILEDNNTTLRDLLDARLMGALMPRQSEVAARFWHTARQAGTEQATDEFYRLCIDSNYIRMDRIAKNLYWLAPTEYGDLEITVNLSKPEKDPREIAMLKNAPSSHYPKCLLCVDNVGYAGRLNHPARQNLRVVPLMLDGEPWFFQFSPYVYYNEHSIVFDREHRPMKISQHTFYRLLDFIEQFPHYFIGSNADLPIVGGSILNHDHFQGGNHRFAMEKAPVEAAYAHPDYPNLKAGIVRWPMSVIRLSSHNKLQLLRLAGDILEAWRGYSDPECDIYAHTKGEDGTETPHNTITPIARNNASGEYELDLVLRNNRTSTEHPDGIFHPHQELHHIKKENIGLIEVMGLAVLPGRLKEELEAIAGILQGDTELLAAMTDDPQHGLHMHAEWARELTAKYGTSLTAQAAMQAVRHEVGSKYAQVLHDAGVYKRTEQGQQGFHRFLEGLGFRSL
- a CDS encoding transglutaminase family protein; protein product: MKIEISHVTRYTYEEPATDSVNEIRLTPRTNYRQSCYHHEISIEPVAALFSYEDYFGNRVHAFSVAKPHRELVIRTKATVVTHDRPLTPFNPDAGSSQLEELAGEKLRNRYIEYLLPTDYTEVTPELLEFAEELGPLADGEVYEWVRGAAAAIYRQFVYDPQATSVHTTVSEMLQLRRGVCQDFTHLLIALCRSKGIPSRYVSGYHFVGDLQGGSADFEQASHAWVEVFIPGMGWSGIDPTNNAEIGWRYVKLAHGRDYKDIVPVKGVYRGTGNQRLEVVVDVKKLGG